From Shewanella yunxiaonensis, the proteins below share one genomic window:
- a CDS encoding bactofilin family protein: MFGKSKKNAEITYIAAGCTITGETEFIGNALIGGTIFGKVVAEQNVTIEPKGSIDGQLACQELKVSGIFKGKLQCERLIITSSGTVEGEVASKTMEIFEGGQFIGVRVKEEMNLLQDLKSENKLNKNNLFEGLELQSE; encoded by the coding sequence ATGTTTGGTAAAAGCAAAAAAAACGCAGAAATTACTTATATTGCCGCCGGATGTACCATCACTGGAGAAACCGAATTTATTGGCAATGCCTTGATTGGTGGCACTATTTTTGGAAAAGTGGTCGCAGAGCAGAATGTTACCATTGAACCTAAAGGTTCGATTGATGGCCAACTTGCCTGCCAAGAATTAAAAGTATCCGGCATATTTAAAGGCAAACTTCAGTGTGAACGACTCATCATTACCAGTTCTGGCACTGTGGAAGGGGAAGTGGCAAGCAAAACCATGGAAATTTTTGAAGGTGGCCAATTTATTGGGGTTCGAGTTAAAGAAGAGATGAACCTGCTGCAAGATCTTAAAAGCGAAAATAAACTTAATAAAAACAATTTGTTTGAAGGGCTTGAGTTGCAATCTGAGTAA
- the napF gene encoding ferredoxin-type protein NapF yields MVDSFRRRLFSGSSKAGSIIRPPWSLPETKFTDHCSRCNKCIESCETSVLIIGDGGFPAINFQRAECTFCGKCAEVCPEPVFESTTLPPWQIVASIKPTCLTYQGVACQSCKDFCGESAIAFSHKVGEMPHPLVNISQCTGCGACVSACPVSAINISIPNT; encoded by the coding sequence ATGGTTGACTCTTTCCGTCGCCGTTTATTTTCTGGCAGTTCCAAAGCGGGCTCAATAATAAGGCCGCCTTGGAGCCTGCCAGAAACAAAATTTACCGATCACTGTAGTCGCTGTAACAAGTGCATAGAAAGCTGTGAAACAAGCGTTCTGATCATCGGTGATGGCGGATTCCCAGCCATTAACTTTCAGCGGGCAGAATGTACATTCTGCGGGAAATGCGCCGAAGTCTGCCCAGAACCGGTGTTTGAGTCCACGACTCTTCCACCATGGCAAATCGTGGCCAGTATCAAGCCAACTTGCTTAACATACCAAGGCGTTGCTTGCCAAAGCTGTAAAGACTTCTGTGGCGAGTCTGCAATCGCTTTTTCTCACAAAGTGGGCGAAATGCCGCACCCCCTTGTGAATATCTCACAATGCACCGGGTGTGGAGCCTGCGTGAGTGCCTGCCCAGTATCCGCAATTAATATCAGTATCCCCAACACCTGA